In Clarias gariepinus isolate MV-2021 ecotype Netherlands chromosome 9, CGAR_prim_01v2, whole genome shotgun sequence, a single window of DNA contains:
- the LOC128530265 gene encoding alpha-2-macroglobulin-like protein 1, with product MFRIVSLDTNFHTHNQMFPTIELQDPNSNRIGQWLNTTTHSGLVDLSYPINSEAMEGFYLITARDEKNNPVTRTFEVKDYVLPKFEVTVKFPPVMTILDTYAILRVYAKYTYGKPVKGTVKATVCRNSHKNLFLPAGSTPLLNICRNYKTEIDATGLGERVINLKDFALTDSRYETLVTAHCEVEEHETGVTLTGSASAPITTNIVTLSFEESPPTFKLGMTYEGKIKVTDAKSNPMRKKVVHLTVTHGNNKHSDQKLVTDNKGIAEFSLNTQQWGANPVSVQARYETTGTPAPVGKNQLTPHYPSPSLSLQPFYSKSQSFIKLYSSSMAFSCHQNGVIRAQYMIHNSALRPNQNTLSFFYMVINKGQLVQQGQIVATLDHGTVEHRGNLVITLQKMLKVTPVAQVVLYTVLPSGEAVADSKNFPVQPCLANKVSLKFSSSPELPGGHTSLTLKAAPDSLCSVKAIDHSLLLVQPEKELNIQSVFNMLPVQRLSGYPYNIHDEYSNPCASNPHLRKIAVLPVNQGKVDVYNTFREIGIKILTNADVNKPTNCAPSLLNEKRIFQEPLGMDGHIVMAKKPTSADTSSNQPIVTVRTYFPETWIWDLVPISHSGVTAINKTVPDSITKWQTEAFCTSPIGFGVAPSAELTAFQPFFVSLTMPSSVIRGEVFTLKATVFNYLHSCMMVKVTLADSKQFSVQTCHGCSYTQCVCAGESRTFSWTFTPLALGKVSVSVTAEAVQSSSLCGKSPVTVPEKGRIDTVINTLLVKPEGKKQYKTHNVLLSPKDGTAEEKVSLTLPAVYVEGSATASVSVLGDLMGRAIRNLASLLTMPYGCGEQNMMNFAPDIFIMEYLQSTNQLTPAIRSTARNYLVSGYQRELNYKHTDGSYSAFGKSDASGNTWLTAFVLKSFGKAKPYIFIDKSVLDQAKAWLGRQQQKDGHFASVGKLIHTNMQGGVNDEVTLSAYVTAAMLELNYTITDPVVNKSLTYLKNAYPKVTSTYTKALLFYTFTLAGDQGMRSSLMAEMCSKGIVSAADGRHWSNTNDKSVKNSLDVEMTSYVLLGLMSGPMMPGFDLGYSANIVYWLSRQQNAFGGFESTQDTVVALQALAKYSVTTYSPKESVTVTVTSPSKVKNTFTITENNRLLYQEAQLHEVHGDYSISAKGQGYVYMQFTLQYNIPPPPDHSSFTISASAIGNCKVQNPSLLLTITVTYNGHRSETNMVIIDIKPLSGFSITKKSVHLVNSNPHSTNGAVKRVDQIDGDTFIYLNGLIHGEKKVYTMTIAQDVVVNNLKPAVVTVYDYYQTNEKAVTVYTSPCGAH from the exons ATGTTCCGCATTGTTTCTCTGGACACCAACTTCCACACCCACAATCAGATG TTTCCAACTATAGAACTGCAG GACCCAAACTCAAACCGCATCGGTCAGTGGCtgaacaccaccacacacagcgGTCTTGTGGATCTGTCGTATCCCATAAACTCTGAGGCCATGGAGGGATTTTATCTAATCACCGCCCGGGATGAGAAAAACAACCCTGTCACACGAACGTTTGAAGTCAAGGACTACG TTTTGCCAAAATTTGAAGTGACAGTCAAGTTTCCTCCAGTCATGACCATCCTGGACACCTACGCCATACTGAGGGTGTATGCCAA ATATACATACGGTAAGCCGGTGAAAGGGACGGTGAAGGCCACCGTCTGCCGTAACAGCCACAAGAACTTGTTTCTCCCAGCAGGAAGTACACCACTATTAAATATTTGCAGGAATTATAAAACAGAG attgATGCAACAGGTCTTGGAGAACGTGTAATAAATCTGAAAGACTTTGCCTTAACCGATTCACGTTACGAGACTTTAGTCACAGCTCACTGTGAAGTGGAAGAGCATGAAACAG GCGTGACTCTGACTGGTTCAGCCAGCGCTCCTATAACAACCAATATTGTCACACTTTCATTTGAGGAATCACCACCAACGTTTAAGCTCGGAATGACTTACGAAGGAAAA ATAAAAGTGACTGATGCAAAGTCCAATCCCATGAGAAAGAAAGTGGTACATCTAACTGTAACTCATGGTAATAATAAACACTCAGACCAGAAGCTGGTTACAGATAACAAAGGGATTGCAGAGTTCTCGCTCAACACGCAACAATGGGGTGCGAACCCAGTCAGTGTACAG GCTCGGTATGAAACGACAGGCACACCAGCACCAGTTGGGAAGAATCAGCTCACACCGCACTACCCATCTCCGTCCCTCTCCCTCCAGCCTTTCTACTCCAAGAGCCAGAGTTTTATCAAGTTGTACAGCAGCTCGATGGCGTTCAGCTGCCATCAAAACGGCGTCATCAGGGCTCAGTACATGATACACAACAGCGCACTCAGACCGAACCAGAATACCTTGTCCTTCTTCTACATG GTGATAAATAAAGGACAATTGGTTCAACAAGGACAAATCGTAGCAACCCTCGACCACGGAACAG TAGAgcacaggggcaacttggtcaTCACTCTGCAGAAGATGCTCAAGGTGACCCCGGTCGCTCAGGTGGTCCTGTACACAGTCCTGCCGAGTGGCGAGGCCGTGGCAGACAGCAAGAACTTCCCCGTTCAGCCATGTTTGGCTAACAAG gTCTCTCTCAAGTTTTCATCTTCTCCTGAGCTCCCTGGTGGTCATACGTCACTGACCCTGAAAGCTGCTCCAGATTCGCTGTGTTCAGTGAAGGCGATCGATCACAGTCTACTGCTGGTGCAACCAGAGAAGGAGCTCAACATCCAATCT GTGTTCAACATGCTGCCTGTCCAGAGGTTATCAGGATATCCGTACAACATCCATGATGAGTATTCCAACCCATGTGCGTCTAACCCACATTTGAGGAAAATTGCAGTGCTGCCAGTGAATCAGGGAAAAGTGGATGTGTACAACACCTTTAGA GAGATTGGAATTAAAATCCTCACCAACGCAGATGTAAATAAACCTACAAATTGTGCTCCTAGTTTGCTGAATGAAAAGCGGATTTTCCAAG AACCTTTAGGCATGGATGGACATATTGTCATGGCCAAAAAACCCACTTCAGCTGACACAAGTTCAAACCAACCCATCGTTACTGTCCGCACATATTTCCCAGAGACATGGATCTGGGATCTTGTTCCAATCAG TCATTCTGGAGTGACGGCCATTAATAAAACAGTCCCAGACTCCATCACTAAGTGGCAGACTGAAGCGTTTTGTACGTCGCCTATCGGGTTCGGAGTCGCCCCGAGCGCTGAGCTCACCGCCTTCCAGCCTTTCTTCGTGAGCCTCACCATGCCGAGCTCCGTCATCCGAGGAGAAGTGTTCACGCTCAAGGCCACCGTCTTCAACTACCTCCACAGCTGTATGATG GTGAAGGTGACTCTGGCTGACTCAAAGCAGTTCTCAGTGCAAACGTGTCACGGCTGCAGttatacacagtgtgtgtgcgctggTGAGAGCAGGACCTTCTCCTGGACCTTCACCCCGCTGGCTCTGG gtAAGGTGAGCGTCAGTGTGACAGCGGAGGCCGTGCAGTCATCGAGTCTGTGTGGGAAGAGTCCAGTTACAGTCCCAGAGAAAGGACGCATTGACACGGTCATTAACACACTCCTAGTCAAG CCTGAAGGAAAGAAACAATATAAAACCCACAACGTGCTTCTCTCCCCAAaag ATGGTACAGCGGAGGAGAAGGTCTCACTAACCCTGCCTGCGGTATACGTGGAAGGTTCAGCCACGGCCTCGGTCTCTGTGCTGG GAGATCTGATGGGTCGCGCTATAAGGAACCTGGCGAGTCTCCTGACCATGCCCTACGGCTGTGGAGAGCAGAACATGATGAACTTCGCCCCTGACATCTTCATCATGGAGTACCTGCAGAGCACCAACCAGCTCACACCGGCCATCAGGAGCACGGCCAGGAACTACCTCGTGAGCG GATATCAGAGAGAGCTGAACTACAAGCACACTGATGGATCTTACAGCGCGTTTGGGAAGAGCGATGCTTCAGGAAACACATG gCTGACGGCGTTCGTGTTGAAGTCTTTCGGAAAGGCGAAGCCGTACATCTTTATAGATAAGTCGGTTTTGGATCAGGCGAAGGCGTGGCTCGGCCGGCAGCAGCAGAAGGACGGACACTTTGCTTCAGTGGGAAAACTCATCCATACCAACATGCAG ggagGAGTGAATGATGAGGTGACCCTATCAGCGTACGTTACAGCTGCAATGCTTGAACTCAATTACACCATTACA GATCCCGTGGTGAACAAGAGTCTTACGTACCTGAAGAACGCGTACCCTAAGGTGACCTCCACCTACACCAAGGCTCTCCTCTTCTACACCTTCACCCTCGCTGGAGATCAGGGGATGAGGAGCTCACTCATGGCAGAGATGTGTTCAAAAGGCATAGTTTCAG CGGCGGATGGACGGCACTGGAGCAATACAAATGATAAGTCAGTGAAGAACTCCTTGGATGTGGAGATGACCTCATATGTGCTCCTGGGCCTGATGTCTGGACCAATGATGCCTGGGTTTGATCTGGGTTACAGCGCCAACATCGTCTACTGGCTTTCCCGGCAACAAAATGCCTTCGGGGGCTTCGAATCTACACAG GACACCGTGGTGGCTCTCCAGGCTCTGGCGAAATACAGTGTCACCACCTACAGTCCCAAAGAAAGTGTAACTGTCACTGTAACATCACCATCGAAGGTGAAGAACACGTTTACCATCACAGAGAATAACAGGCTGCTGTATCAGGAGGCCCAGCTGCATGAGGTCCATGGAGACTACAGCATCAGTGCCAAAGGACAAGGCTACGTGTACATGCAG tttactCTGCAGTACAACATCCCTCCTCCACCTGACCACTCTTCATTCACCATCTCAGCCTCAGCTATTGGAAACTGCAAGGTCCAAAATCCATCCCTGTTACTGACCATTACAGTCAC GTATAACGGCCACCGTTCAGAGACCAACATGGTGATCATCGACATCAAGCCTCTTTCTGGATTCAGCATAACCAAGAAGTCTGTCCATCTCGTGAACAGCAACCCTCAT TCGACTAATGGAGCTGTGAAACGTGTGGATCAAATAGATGGTGACACATTTATCTACCTAAATGGA CTGATACATGGAGAGAAGAAGGTGTACACCATGACCATCGCGCAGGACGTTGTAGTGAACAACCTGAAACCAGCTGTTGTGACGGTGTACGACTACTACCAGACCA ATGAGAAGGCTGTAACAGTGTACACCTCTCCATGTGGGGCTCACTGA